Part of the Coturnix japonica isolate 7356 chromosome 20, Coturnix japonica 2.1, whole genome shotgun sequence genome is shown below.
GAAAGAGTAAGCTAATAGCAGCCAGTACATGCACTGCACTTTAGTCTCTCTGGAATATAGCTTTAAGGCTCAGTCTGCTCCCAGACTACACAACAGCAGAACCTGATGATACTTCACTCACAAACAGCCTCATCACTTGGAGAGACCTTATTTCTCTTACTCCATTCTCAAGCCACAGATACTAACATCCCAATACCTGTGGACAGCAATATCTGGTTATTCAATAGGAAGTTTATTCGATAGGAAGGTTATTTGATTGATGCTCTAGGAGGAGCAAAAGCTTTTCACTAGCTGATCTCCAAGGATTTTGACTCCAGGCTACAGTACCTCCTGAGCTTTTCCCTGATCTCCAAGTTCTTTATCTCATTTCTGAGGTCCTCAAACTCTTGTGCAGATGAGAGGTTGCAGAAGACCCTGAAGTCATTGTAAGGTGGGATGCCATGGTCTCGCCCTCTCTGGATATTGATAGCAGCCAAGTCCAGGGATACAGAGTGTGCCATGGAGAAGAGCTTCTCTGTCAGCTCCATGTTGAGGAGTTCCGAGGGGACCCGCATTTTCCCAGGAACCCCAAAGAGCCCACGGAGGAGTGGATCAATCCCACCCTCCTGCGTGATCCTGAAAGGGGAGAAGAAGGCCTTGTGCAGGGGGACGTGGCCCTGGCGGATGGGCTGGAAGGTTTCGTTCAGCCGGTACAGGATGGGGTTGATCAAAGTGTGCCCAAAGCGGAAGGCAGCAGTGGCGAAAGCGTTGAGAATCCCCGCATTGACGTTGGGGTCATAGCCTTTGTACTCACCCAGCATCTTCATCCCTGCTTCCCCAAGGATCTTAGGGAGCCAGTGGGCATAAGTGATGTGCTGCATCTGGGCACCCACGATCTTCCGCGCCTCGTGGTACAGGAGGTCCCCATCCCAATGGGGATTGAGGAcagacagctcagcagcaaCACGGTTGTGCTCCCTGAACCACAGTGTGTGCATGGCCGTGAGCCCTAGCTGCTCATTGGCACGGTGATCTCCAGCCAGAAAGCATGGCACAGGACTCTCATTCTCGTCCCTCATACATTCAGTGGGAGGCCCCACAGCGAAGGGCAGGAGGTGCTTCCCTGAGCTGGGCACCATCCTCCCTCGCTTCAGCAACCCATTCTGGTTGCTCAAATCCCGCAGCTCACGTGATTCCTGCTCGGTGCTGCCATACACATTGGAAGCATCAATGTAAGAGGTCAAGTGATTGATCTGCTCTCTGGCATAGACAGAGTTCATCAGCAGGGAGGTCATCCCGCTGCCACACACGGGGCTGGAGCGCACAAAGAACATGCAGCGTCCATTCCTGACGCGTGGGTCGTTGGCAGGGATCATGACGGAGAAGCAGGGTGGGTCATTGCTGCATACCTGGCTGCAGGGCGCTCCATCTGAGAAACGGGACATGCTGATGGCTGCCACCGTCTGGTCCATGTCATGGTCCAGAAACTGGCCCCACTGCATGAGCATATGTGTGAACTGCTCATCTGGGGTGATGGTCTCAGTCCCGACCATAGCGGTGGAGACAAGCCGGGGTAAGGGAAGGGGCAGATCCCTGGCATCTTCTGCCAAGGAAAACCCCCGTGGGAGGTTAAATCCATTCTGGTAAGCAGGTTTGAGGAGCCTCTGGAAGGCAGTGAGAGAAGCTCCCCACATCGGGTGCTGCAGGTTGTTGCAGGAGCCATCGTGGGTCCTGTATTTCTTGTGGAAGCAGATATCAGAGCAGTTGGGTGTGCGGCGGTGAGCAGAACAGCCAGACAGGTTGGCAATCATGTTCAGGTAGTGAGGAGACACCAAATCGTTGTAACGATAACCTGCAAATGGAACCAACAGCGCAGTGTCAGAGCCAGTCACTGTGCCATCTGGATCCAATGTCAGGGTGCTGCTGGAAGCCTGCTTATGGGATTCTCAGGATGGGTATGGGAAGACCACATCTCCAAGCTATATGTGATTTACAGAATGTATGAAAGCATAAGATAATATCAGAccctctgaaaagaaaaggaaaagcatttagCATGAACCATAAAGAGACGGAAATCAGAATTGCAGAGATTGGCAGACCAAACAGCAAGGTTCCCATTCTGCAGTCAGCAATGGGGTTATTACACATCTCTCTGTGTTACTGCTGCAACCCTGAGCATCACTGATCACCCAAACTCTACGTGACgagcagcagggaagctgtCGGTGACTTTGCGATGTGCTGAATAATGCTGAGGTGTATGCAGGAACAGGGAGAGGCTGGAAGGGCAACGAGCCCAGACCTGACCTGCAGCTTGCAGGAAGATTTCCTGCAGTCTGGAGTGGATCCAGCCAGGCATAAAGTATTTATAGGCCCAAACATATATGTCTGCTACATGATGACTAACACATATAGCTGGCAACGTGCAGCGAATGGGAATGTCCAAACACAAGGTGGCTACTGCAGGGCACTTGGATCTCTGCAGGGAGGTTTgggctggatatcaggaaatgGTTCTGCACCAGAGAGTGGTGGGTATGAAAGGTCCTCCAGGGCAGTAGTCACAGTCCTGAGCTGCCTGAGTTCAATGAGCATTTGTGTGGCCTTGTGCagagccaggggttggactcaatgatccttagGGTGCCTTCTCAGGGTGTTCTACAATCCTATGATCTCTGGCCAGCAGCATGGTGGTGTTCCACTGCTGTGGTGTTTGATATCTTGTCCTAAGAAGAGGAATCTGAGCGGCCAGGACACGTGGGAGTTTGTAGCTAAAAGGTCAAAATGCTAAGAGACCACACATGGCAAAAATCAGCCCCTCTCTGGAGCTGTGGGAGTTAAATGGGTGAATGTTTATTAGGGTTAGAGTCTTTGTAGACAATCAGGAAATGTTTATCAGAACTGAACCACTCtcctgagcactgagctggTTCAGCAGCCacacaaccctctggctgttGTGGCACCCATGAGATAGTCTTAGATAGAACTGCAACCCAGACAACACGTTTCTTACCATACCTATAATCGATGGAGACATTTTGGCACAATGTTACACAAGACTCTTTAAATGTTCTGCATGCCTACACGctgttattttaattgaattctACCCACATGGttaagaagggaaagaaaatctcCCTTACCTGTGACATTCATATCCACAATCAAACCTTGCTGCACGTGCTCCTGAATCAGCTGCAAAGTCCTTTCAAAGATCTCACCCGCCCTGGCTGTTTCAATGGTGTAAGGATCCCGTGGGTAGCGGAAGAGGGCCAGCAGGTCGTTGGGTGTCTTGGGGCGTCTGTCCCAAGGAATCAGGAGAGATAGAaggatattaaaataaacacacagcGCTCAGAGCAATGGGACCCTGCAGAAATCAGGTTCTCAGCCTGCCTTGGTGCTTGACCCCAAAACCAGAGCACAAAAATGTGGCTTGCCCACATATTACGGATGATTAAAGACAGGATATTTTCCCCCCAGGAAAGtaaacatatttaattttcttggtatctgtgtgttggttttgttttgtttcgttttctgtagctatttatttttcagccacCAAAACCCAGAGGTTTGGGGCTTTGTACGAACTGCTTATTGTTTCAATGAAAACCACATTCTGGAATGGAAGTGGAAGGGATTTTCACTCTCTTAGATGTCATTTTTCATTGAGGAAACTCTAAGAATTGTATCAGCATTTCTCTTCCCCTGCACTCACAAAACAACTATGCTGATCTATTTTTTACTGTGTACTGTCTCTGGAGCCAAGTCCAGTTAACAAAACGCACGCAGTAGATGGATGTAACATAAGAAGTGCTACTAATACACCAGTTTTTTCCAGGATCCCAACACCTTTCTGTTACGAAATTCTAACACATCCTTACACCTACATGGTACAGCTTCAACCTTCAATACCTTGGGCAATACAGTAGCTTTCATTTGCAGACTGTCAACGATAAAAGGGGATTTCATAAGGCTTCATTCAATGCCTCTTGTCTGCATCTCTCACACTGAGATGTGAGATCCTGGCCCTTGGAGCATTTACCTGCTGAATAGCTCAGTGCGTGTTGAATTGATGGCATGGTCCACACTGCTGATGGCTTCCCGCAGGGATGTGGCTACGAATGTGTCACCACTCCGACCGACATCCGTggctttccaaagcagaaagagaaaataaataccagcTTTGGCTGGTggttaaactgaaaaaaaaatgtgaactgaaaataatgcttttatttcccacaAAGGACATCTCTAAAATTCACGACGTTCACCTGAAGGCATCACTTATACGTTCCTTTTGCATTTGTGGGACACTTGCAATTCAACTCTAATTTAGCATCAGCACATCAGCACCACcattgtaaaacaaaaaggctAATTTCAAGTAACAAAGAgatttcagattattttcagttctttgcatACAGTCCCTGAAAGTGATATTAATTTCACCTAATAAGCTGCTCGATATTCCTGCTGGTAATTCCTACATGCTCCAGTAAAGGTCTCTACTCAAATCGTTAACCTCATTGTTCACCTTTGAATTTTTGCCCCTGATCAGTTCTTCCATCCCCTCTATGAAACACAATGCCACACTTGACCTCTGCTTTGACCAGCGGAGGAGTGCTGCTCTTCTTTATTCATCCCACTTTATCTAATGCACAGAGCAGTTGCTTGAAAAGCAGAGGCTTATTGCGCAGCCCCTGGGGACAGAGGGAATGTTTAAACCCCAGATTTGCAGTAACAGTGctgctctccctctccctccccgGTGTGTGAGATTGGGGTCAGATGTGGGAGCGTGCTGGCGCATGCTAAGAAGGTTCTCCCCCTCATGCTTGTAAGAAACCTGTCTGCACAgctaaagaaataagaaataaaactcttATTCAAAGTGCAGCCACCAACACTACATAATCCTCGCTGGCatgaaggcaaaaagaagaaGTAGGAGGAGGTACAGTACCGGTGATGGTGAGCTGCATGGCGCTGGAGGTGAAGCCAAAGGGGTTCCGTGCTATACACTCATATCTGCCTTGGTCAGCCACACCAAGATCCTGGATGGAGAGGGTCCCGTCCTGGCTCACGTGGAACTTGCCGCTCTCTGTGATCTGAATCCCCTCCTgcttaaaaagacagaaactgtGTAAGAGTGGGGAAAGCTCCCCTGCATCCCAGCCTTCGGCAAACTGCATGCGATGAGCCAATGTGGCCACCAGATGTTAGCACTGCTCTTCGagagaaagcacaaagccaTCCGaggacagctgctgctgctgcctggagcCACTGCGAGGACATCGTGCTCAGCTCCTGACCCTGCTCTCCCTTTCGGCTGCAGTTTTTGCTGGCTCTGAGCTCTAatgctttcctctctccttctgctCCACTGCTGGAAAGCTGCACGTCACCTGCCAGCAGATCTCCATAGGAGCAATGAGTCTCGAGCTATTTCCCCTATAATCTGTTGCATGCTTGACTGTGCTCGTAGCCAGGGACAGTCCTAGGTGTAGTGCTACGGCACAGCAGGAAAAATCCTGAAGAGACCCATCTAATAAGTTCTTCAAaagagcagccaggctgcagagTGACTGTAAAGGACCATGGCTTTGTCCCATCTAAACTATAGCCAACCAGCACCATCCAGTTCCAGCAGTGGGAACcctggaaagaagcaaaactacTTAGGAAAAGAATAATCAGTTTGCAGTTTTCTCCAGGAATAGTCAGTCAAGCATCCCTAACATCCTGAAAGGTCACTGGCACAATGTTACTCCTTTGGAAAGAAGAGCATGAGAAAACAGGAAGGTGTGTTGCAAAGCTTTGAGCTTGAGAAAGAGCAATGTTCTTTTAAACTCTTAAAGAACACAAACGAGTTGAAATGTTGGTCTGGCAGCGCAGTGCTGCTCACCTTCACCCAGGTGATGGTGGGTCGTGGGTCCCCCTGGGCAGCGCAGGTGATTGCCACGTCCTGGCCTGTCTCTGCCACCACATCTTGTGGGGGGTGAAGGAACACAGGAatcactgtgcagcacaggggaGAGAGTCACAGTAAAtgcatgaaggaaaacaaatccatgTGCAAAGCATCTCCCCACTGGGAAAATGGCTCTTTGTGCTGTTGCAAGAGCTCCCCCAACCGAATGCGTTCTCTGTctccccaccacatcctccGTAATTTACATTCATTACTTTCTACTCTTGTGCATCTCTAGCTGAGGCAATTATAAGGGAACGTGCTGGCTTCTCTGTCATATAAAATCTTCCATTAAATGACTTTCCAGGAAAGATCATAGAAtggaagatcatccagttccaaccccctgctatgtacagggttgccaaccaccagcccaggctgcccagagccacatccagcctggccttgaatgcctgcagggatggggcatccacagcctccttgggcaacctgttccagtgcatcaccaccctctgtgtgaaaaaaattcctcctaatatccaacctaaacctcccctgtctcagtttaaagccattccccctcgtcttatcactgtccaccctcgtaaacagccattccccctcctgtttatacactcccttcaagtattggaacTAATATTTGGAAATAtgagctaaacaagcccagttccctcaacttttCTGCATAGGAGAGATGCAGTAGCTGAAGTGATAATTATGAATTGATTCAGGAGTTACCAGATGAAGCTGTCTGGGAAGTACTGGGTCACATCAAGTCATTCTATTgatctttctgcttttacaaTATTCTGTGAGCTCTTTTCTTCAAGCACTACTAATTTCATGCTTCCACTTCCCTTCCACCCAGCCTACCATTAGTAAAACTCTGTCAAGTCTGTGAAAGAGCAGGAACGTTTGCTCATGCAGGAAGATTATTTATATGGgaatgaaaatcaaaacacattCCTGTGAGGCTTGTGTTTTTACAAAGGCTTGATATTCAAGAACACCTAAATTTAGGTTGAACCTATGACCTTGTAAGCTAATGCTTCAAGATAAGTGCCCCCGGAGCCAGAGTTATGCTTTGGTGAGGGGAAATCGGGTGTTTTTCTTGAGaacttttaaatatgaaaaaaaaaacaaagtaaaaaatgaatctCACAATTTGTTCTATAGGAAGGCCCAAAttcaataaacaaataaatatgacGAGGGATTTAATTAATACAACTTGTAAATCTCCCAACAAAAGCCTTCcgtttcctttcctttaccaAAATCACTTTCTTAGTAACAGCTTCGAACACACTGAATGGCCTCATGTCTCACCCAAACTTGTTGGATATCAGAGCTCATCTGATGGGCATTAAGAGTACAAGACCACCCCTTGGTCACAGAGCCCTGCCTGGTGTCTGTGGGGTGCATACAAGCCCTTCCCCCAATCACTGCCCACCCCAGATGATTTCATTCCCACGGTTATACTCTTTCTTGACAGCTCAATAAATTtccaaggaaggaaaatcaaAGCAGCTCCTTCCAACTCACAAATCTTGGCATTCTGCAAACTTCAAGTTTCCCACCAACCGATAGAGCTCTGGTGACCAGACTTCTGCACCCTGGCAAAAGCAAAATCCCATCCCACAGTTCCCCGATTGCCTTATTCACCATGACATCAATGTAATGAGAGCCATTTGTCAGCCTGAGTTTCCCACCACCCCAGCTTACCCCGTGGGGTCACGGCCAGCTGCACAGGCAGGGTCCTCACACCAATGGCACTGATGGCGTGGCACTCATACTGCCCTTGGTCGTGCAGGGCCACCCTCATCACTCGCAGGGTCCCTGTGGAGAGGATGCTGTGCCTCCGGTCGCTTGGCAGCGGTCCCCCTGCTCCAACAAACAGCTCAATTTGTTAATCAACTCTCAGGTTTCTCCACCCATCACTGGTGTTTCTACAAGTTCAACACTTCTCTTTGTCCCTAGCATACCATCAGCCACCCTGAAATATAGGACAGATGCTGCTCTTCCCATGCCCAGGAAGATGACGGAGTTGTCTTGTCTAAACAGTGGGAAGATGGCATGTTTTTAGTTCCCTTATAAGCCTTTACTTAGTGAAAACTGCAGGCTCGCTGGTACCTGATGGATAGCAACTCTGTGGTCAATATTCGCCTTCTTCCAGATAAGGGCTTTATTTATATCAAAGACCACGAGGAATGTGAACCCTCCCTACACTGTCAGAAGTGAATCCGAGGATGAGTTGTGCTCCACCCCATCTTGTCCTCTTGTCCTGGCTATAACACATGAAAGCTCTACAAAGCTTGGTTAATTGCTGCATTGCCAAATGACCTTGCAAATCTGGTTACAAAACTGCCTTCTTAATCTTACTTCTTGCCACTGAGGCCTTTCCACATCTCTACCAGAGATCTGAGTTAAAGGAGTTCGAGCACGTGGTAGAGAATTTCAGCTGGTCCTTCTTAACCCCGTGTCAGTGCTATTGCTGTGGAAGCTGGAATACAATAGCCATGAATCCTCCACAGCACTAAACCATTAATTATGGCTTGTGAAGCATAAGGAAAAGTTGGAGGGCCTCTGGGCCAAGCATTATTGGCTTCTGTCCCAGAAAGTGTTAGATGGGATCAGTCTGGTGGAGCCAGCGCTAACAATCATCCGAGACTTTAAAAGCTCACCACCACCTGTTGGCCCAAAGTGCTTTTTCCTAAGCTAAAAGAAACCTCAGAGCTGTGTCAGCAGTGACCAGCATTCTCCTGCTATGT
Proteins encoded:
- the LOC107323019 gene encoding peroxidasin homolog, encoding MQIKSSALLGFLCFLLLPRSSCPCPPRCLCFRTTVRCMHLMLETIPDIPPQTSILDLRFNHIREIQPGAFRRLKNLSTLLLNNNQIKHIVRRSFEDLENLKYLYLYKNEIQSIQQHAFHGLHSLEQLYLHFNNLETLEPETFSDLPKLERLFLHNNKISRIHPGTFSQLESLKRLRLDSNALLCDCDLLWLAELLQKYAELGSIQTAATCEAPRELHGRSIVTLTAQEFNCERPRITSEPHDVDVLLGNTVYFTCRAEGNPKPAIIWLHNNNKIDMKDDNRLNLLQDGTLMIQNTKESDKGVYQCMAKNIAGEVKTQEVVLRYFGTPSKPTFVIQPQNTEVLVGESVTLECGVSGHPHPRISWTLGTGSPLPQDPRFAITSSGGLFIQNVTFSDQGQYNCNASNTEGSIQATARIIVQDSPRFLVIPTDQTVTEGQSVDFPCSAEGHPPPVIAWTRAGGPLPSDRRHSILSTGTLRVMRVALHDQGQYECHAISAIGVRTLPVQLAVTPRVIPVFLHPPQDVVAETGQDVAITCAAQGDPRPTITWVKEGIQITESGKFHVSQDGTLSIQDLGVADQGRYECIARNPFGFTSSAMQLTITATDVGRSGDTFVATSLREAISSVDHAINSTRTELFSRRPKTPNDLLALFRYPRDPYTIETARAGEIFERTLQLIQEHVQQGLIVDMNVTGYRYNDLVSPHYLNMIANLSGCSAHRRTPNCSDICFHKKYRTHDGSCNNLQHPMWGASLTAFQRLLKPAYQNGFNLPRGFSLAEDARDLPLPLPRLVSTAMVGTETITPDEQFTHMLMQWGQFLDHDMDQTVAAISMSRFSDGAPCSQVCSNDPPCFSVMIPANDPRVRNGRCMFFVRSSPVCGSGMTSLLMNSVYAREQINHLTSYIDASNVYGSTEQESRELRDLSNQNGLLKRGRMVPSSGKHLLPFAVGPPTECMRDENESPVPCFLAGDHRANEQLGLTAMHTLWFREHNRVAAELSVLNPHWDGDLLYHEARKIVGAQMQHITYAHWLPKILGEAGMKMLGEYKGYDPNVNAGILNAFATAAFRFGHTLINPILYRLNETFQPIRQGHVPLHKAFFSPFRITQEGGIDPLLRGLFGVPGKMRVPSELLNMELTEKLFSMAHSVSLDLAAINIQRGRDHGIPPYNDFRVFCNLSSAQEFEDLRNEIKNLEIREKLRSLYGTTKNIDLFPALMVEDLVPGTRVGPTLMCLLTTQFRKLRDGDRFWYENPGVFTPAQLTQLRQTSLARIICDNSDHIQQLQRDVFRVASYPQGMVGCEEIPAVDLRFWQDCCEDCQTRGQFRALSQRFRSKRSPGFSYPEENPAKHKPASPSNEAPSPSSSSRENLESLVAELEKAVTSLRKQVHVLESQLRWHHGNTSTYGQGKKTEDKWRKS